A part of Salvelinus alpinus chromosome 5, SLU_Salpinus.1, whole genome shotgun sequence genomic DNA contains:
- the LOC139576150 gene encoding tubulin beta-3 chain codes for MREIVHLQAGQCGNQIGAKFWEVISDEHGISPTGNYEGDSPLQLERISVYYNEASSSKYVPRAILVDLEPGTMDSVRSGTYGQLFRPDNFIFGQSGAGNNWAKGHYTEGAELVDSVLDVVRKECENCDCLQGFQLTHSLGGGTGSGMGTLLISKIREEYPDRIMNTFSVVPSPKVSDTVVEPYNATLSIHQLLENTDETYCIDNEALYDICFRTLKLPTPTYGDLNHLVSATMSGVTTSFRFPGQLNADLRKLAVNMVPFPRLHFFMPGFAPLTARGSACYNALSVPELTQQLFDAKNMMAACDPRHGRYLTVAMVFRGQMSMKEVDEQMLAIQSKNSSYFVEWIPNNVKVAVCNIPPRGLKMSATFIGNNTAIQELFKRISEQFTAMFRRKAFLHWYTGEGMDEMEFTEAESNMNDLVSEYQQYQDATTEEEGEMYEDDEEESESQAR; via the exons ATGAGGGAAATAGTTCATCTTCAAGCCGGCCAGTGTGGCAACCAGATCGGAGccaag TTCTGGGAGGTGATCAGTGATGAACATGGCATCAGCCCTACAGGGAACTATGAGGGCGACTCCCCACTGCAGCTGGAGAGGATCAGTGTCTACTACAATGAGGCCTCAT CCTCTAAGTACGTCCCCAGGGCCATCCTAGTAGACCTGGAGCCAGGAACTATGGACAGTGTTCGCTCTGGGACCTACGGACAACTCTTCAGACCAGACAACTTCATCTTCG GTCAGAGTGGAGCTGGTAACAACTGGGCTAAGGGTCACTACACAGAGGGGGCAGAGCTGGTGGACTCAGTCCTGGACGTAGTCAGGAAGGAATGTGAGAACTGTGACTGTCTCCAGGGCTTCCAGCTCACCCACTCCCTGGGAGGGGGCACAGGCTCTGGCATGGGGACCCTGCTCATCAGCAAGATCCGGGAAGAGTACCCTGACCGCATCATGAACACCTTCAGCGTGGTGCCCTCCCCTAAAGTATCAGACACAGTGGTGGAGCCCTACAATGCCACCCTGTCCATCCATCAGCTGCTGGAGAACACAGACGAAACCTACTGCATTGACAACGAGGCGCTTTACGACATCTGCTTCCGCACGCTCAAGCTCCCCACGCCCACCTACGGAGACCTCAACCACCTGGTGTCGGCCACCATGAGCGGTGTTACTACCTCCTTCCGCTTCCCCGGCCAGCTCAATGCTGACCTCCGCAAACTGGCTGTCAACATGGTGCCCTTCCCCCGTCTGCACTTCTTCATGCCTGGCTTCGCCCCCCTCACGGCGCGTGGCAGTGCGTGCTACAATGCACTGTCTGTGCCTGAGCTCACCCAGCAGTTGTTTGACGCCAAGAACATGATGGCCGCTTGCGACCCGCGTCACGGACGCTACCTGACCGTGGCCATGGTGTTCCGTGGTCAGATGTCCATGAAGGAGGTGGACGAACAGATGTTGGCCATCCAGAGTAAGAACAGCAGCTACTTTGTCGAATGGATCCCCAACAACGTCAAAGTGGCCGTCTGTAACATCCCGCCCCGCGGTCTCAAGATGTCCGCCACCTTCATCGGGAACAACACAGCCATCCAGGAGCTGTTCAAGCGCATCTCCGAGCAGTTCACTGCCATGTTTCGCCGCAAGGCTTTCCTGCACTGGTACACCGGAGAGGGCATGGATGAGATGGAGTTCACCGAGGCAGAGAGCAACATGAACGACCTGGTGTCAGAGTACCAGCAGTACCAGGACGCCACCAccgaggaggagggagagatgtatGAAGACGATGAGGAAGAGTCAGAGAGCCAGGCCCGGTGA
- the LOC139576152 gene encoding differentially expressed in FDCP 8 homolog isoform X1 has translation MHSVQSVQHQSYTDEILLFEGRQWDVAGEMEYHERPASFRQARLNPFDRGEEEGGPPGGKTPSRDELRPELFSSKSRNQSLDRAMDLGLAEDHFSRPVVPVQGSFVASDIEQLKMAIEECKRLILELPEHSERQKDTVVKLIHLRLKLQELKDPEEDEPNLRVLLEHRFSKEKSKSVKQTCDKCSTIIWGLIQTWYTCTGCYYRCHSKCLNLINKPCVRSKVSHQSEYELSICPEIGLDRQDYRCAECRMPVSLRGVPSEARQCDYTGQYYCSTCHWNDTAVIPARVIHNWEFEPRKVCRSSMRYLALMIPRPVLKLREVNPLLFNFVEELVEIRKLRQDILLMKPYFITCKEAMEARLLLQLHDRQHFVENNDMYSLQDLIDISSGRLSCSLTEIHTTFAKHIKLDCDRCQAKGFVCELCKEGDILFPFDSHTSVCHDCSAVFHRDCFYDNSTSCPKCARMTERKHDDPPDPKDK, from the exons ATGCACAGCGTTCAAAGTGTCCAACATCAATCATATACGGATGAAATCTTGTTGTTTGAAGGTCGACAATGGG ATGTAGCCGGTGAGATGGAATATCATGAGAGACCTGCTTCTTTTCGCCAAGCCCGCCTCAACCCCTTTGATCGGGGTGAGGAGGAGGGCGGCCCCCCAGGGGGTAAAACCCCCTCTCGAGATG AGCTGAGACCTGAGCTCTTCTCCTCTAAGAGCAGAAACCAAAGTTTGGACCGAGCCATGGACCTGGGACTGGCAGAGGACCACTTCTCTCGACCTGTC GTCCCCGTGCAGGGCTCGTTTGTAGCGTCGGACATTGAGCAGCTGAAGATGGCCATAGAGGAGTGTAAGAGATTAATCCTGGAGCTGCCTGAGcattcagagagacagaaggacactGTGGTCAAACTCATCCACCTACGCCTCAAACTACAGGAGCTCAAG GACCCTGAAGAGGATGAGCCAAACCTGAGGGTACTATTGGAGCATCGTTTCTCCAAGGAGAAGAGCAAGAGTGTGAAACAGACGTGTGACAAGTGCAGCACTATCATCTGGGGCCTCATCCAGACCTGGTACACCTGCACAG GTTGTTACTACCGTTGCCATAGCAAGTGCTTGAACCTCATCAACAAGCCCTGCGTGAGGTCAAAGGTCAGCCACCAGTCAGAGTACGAGCTCAGCATCTGCCCAGAGATCGGGCTGGACCGTCAGGACTACCGCTGTGCCGAGTGCCGCATGCCTGTGTCACTAA GGGGCGTGCCCAGCGAGGCCAGGCAGTGTGACTACACGGGCCAGTACTACTGCAGCACCTGCCACTGGAATGACACCGCTGTCATCCCTGCACGCGTCATCCACAACTGGGAGTTTGAGCCACGCAAG GTATGTCGTTCCTCCATGCGTTACCTGGCCCTGATGATACCCCGGCCTGTACTGAAACTGAGGGAGGTCAACCCACTGCTCTTCAACTTTGTGGAGGAACTAGTGGAGATCAGG AAGCTCCGTCAGGACATCCTACTGATGAAGCCCTACTTCATCACCTGTAAGGAGGCCATGGAGGCACGGCTGCTACTGCAG CTCCATGATCGCCAGCACTTTGTGGAGAACAATGACATGTACTCGCTGCAGGATTTGATTGACATCTCCAGTGGCAGACTCAGCTGCTCTCTCACAGAGATCCACACTACCTTTGCCAAGCACATCAAACTGGACTGTGAC CGGTGCCAAGCCAAAGGCTTTGTTTGTGAGCTGTGTAAGGAGGGAGACATCCTGTTCCCGTTTGACAGCCACACCTCAGTGTGCCACGACTGCTCTGCTGTCTTCCACAG GGACTGTTTCTATGACAATTCCACAAGTTGCCCGAAATGTGCCCGGATGACCGAACGCAAGCACGACGATCCGCCGGATCCGAAAGACAAGTAG
- the LOC139576152 gene encoding differentially expressed in FDCP 8 homolog isoform X4 — protein sequence MHSVQSVQHQSYTDEILLFEGRQWELRPELFSSKSRNQSLDRAMDLGLAEDHFSRPVVPVQGSFVASDIEQLKMAIEECKRLILELPEHSERQKDTVVKLIHLRLKLQELKDPEEDEPNLRVLLEHRFSKEKSKSVKQTCDKCSTIIWGLIQTWYTCTGCYYRCHSKCLNLINKPCVRSKVSHQSEYELSICPEIGLDRQDYRCAECRMPVSLRGVPSEARQCDYTGQYYCSTCHWNDTAVIPARVIHNWEFEPRKVCRSSMRYLALMIPRPVLKLREVNPLLFNFVEELVEIRKLRQDILLMKPYFITCKEAMEARLLLQLHDRQHFVENNDMYSLQDLIDISSGRLSCSLTEIHTTFAKHIKLDCDRCQAKGFVCELCKEGDILFPFDSHTSVCHDCSAVFHRDCFYDNSTSCPKCARMTERKHDDPPDPKDK from the exons ATGCACAGCGTTCAAAGTGTCCAACATCAATCATATACGGATGAAATCTTGTTGTTTGAAGGTCGACAATGGG AGCTGAGACCTGAGCTCTTCTCCTCTAAGAGCAGAAACCAAAGTTTGGACCGAGCCATGGACCTGGGACTGGCAGAGGACCACTTCTCTCGACCTGTC GTCCCCGTGCAGGGCTCGTTTGTAGCGTCGGACATTGAGCAGCTGAAGATGGCCATAGAGGAGTGTAAGAGATTAATCCTGGAGCTGCCTGAGcattcagagagacagaaggacactGTGGTCAAACTCATCCACCTACGCCTCAAACTACAGGAGCTCAAG GACCCTGAAGAGGATGAGCCAAACCTGAGGGTACTATTGGAGCATCGTTTCTCCAAGGAGAAGAGCAAGAGTGTGAAACAGACGTGTGACAAGTGCAGCACTATCATCTGGGGCCTCATCCAGACCTGGTACACCTGCACAG GTTGTTACTACCGTTGCCATAGCAAGTGCTTGAACCTCATCAACAAGCCCTGCGTGAGGTCAAAGGTCAGCCACCAGTCAGAGTACGAGCTCAGCATCTGCCCAGAGATCGGGCTGGACCGTCAGGACTACCGCTGTGCCGAGTGCCGCATGCCTGTGTCACTAA GGGGCGTGCCCAGCGAGGCCAGGCAGTGTGACTACACGGGCCAGTACTACTGCAGCACCTGCCACTGGAATGACACCGCTGTCATCCCTGCACGCGTCATCCACAACTGGGAGTTTGAGCCACGCAAG GTATGTCGTTCCTCCATGCGTTACCTGGCCCTGATGATACCCCGGCCTGTACTGAAACTGAGGGAGGTCAACCCACTGCTCTTCAACTTTGTGGAGGAACTAGTGGAGATCAGG AAGCTCCGTCAGGACATCCTACTGATGAAGCCCTACTTCATCACCTGTAAGGAGGCCATGGAGGCACGGCTGCTACTGCAG CTCCATGATCGCCAGCACTTTGTGGAGAACAATGACATGTACTCGCTGCAGGATTTGATTGACATCTCCAGTGGCAGACTCAGCTGCTCTCTCACAGAGATCCACACTACCTTTGCCAAGCACATCAAACTGGACTGTGAC CGGTGCCAAGCCAAAGGCTTTGTTTGTGAGCTGTGTAAGGAGGGAGACATCCTGTTCCCGTTTGACAGCCACACCTCAGTGTGCCACGACTGCTCTGCTGTCTTCCACAG GGACTGTTTCTATGACAATTCCACAAGTTGCCCGAAATGTGCCCGGATGACCGAACGCAAGCACGACGATCCGCCGGATCCGAAAGACAAGTAG
- the LOC139576152 gene encoding differentially expressed in FDCP 8 homolog isoform X5 produces MHSVQSVQHQSYTDEILLFEGRQWELRPELFSSKSRNQSLDRAMDLGLAEDHFSRPVGSFVASDIEQLKMAIEECKRLILELPEHSERQKDTVVKLIHLRLKLQELKDPEEDEPNLRVLLEHRFSKEKSKSVKQTCDKCSTIIWGLIQTWYTCTGCYYRCHSKCLNLINKPCVRSKVSHQSEYELSICPEIGLDRQDYRCAECRMPVSLRGVPSEARQCDYTGQYYCSTCHWNDTAVIPARVIHNWEFEPRKVCRSSMRYLALMIPRPVLKLREVNPLLFNFVEELVEIRKLRQDILLMKPYFITCKEAMEARLLLQLHDRQHFVENNDMYSLQDLIDISSGRLSCSLTEIHTTFAKHIKLDCDRCQAKGFVCELCKEGDILFPFDSHTSVCHDCSAVFHRDCFYDNSTSCPKCARMTERKHDDPPDPKDK; encoded by the exons ATGCACAGCGTTCAAAGTGTCCAACATCAATCATATACGGATGAAATCTTGTTGTTTGAAGGTCGACAATGGG AGCTGAGACCTGAGCTCTTCTCCTCTAAGAGCAGAAACCAAAGTTTGGACCGAGCCATGGACCTGGGACTGGCAGAGGACCACTTCTCTCGACCTGTC GGCTCGTTTGTAGCGTCGGACATTGAGCAGCTGAAGATGGCCATAGAGGAGTGTAAGAGATTAATCCTGGAGCTGCCTGAGcattcagagagacagaaggacactGTGGTCAAACTCATCCACCTACGCCTCAAACTACAGGAGCTCAAG GACCCTGAAGAGGATGAGCCAAACCTGAGGGTACTATTGGAGCATCGTTTCTCCAAGGAGAAGAGCAAGAGTGTGAAACAGACGTGTGACAAGTGCAGCACTATCATCTGGGGCCTCATCCAGACCTGGTACACCTGCACAG GTTGTTACTACCGTTGCCATAGCAAGTGCTTGAACCTCATCAACAAGCCCTGCGTGAGGTCAAAGGTCAGCCACCAGTCAGAGTACGAGCTCAGCATCTGCCCAGAGATCGGGCTGGACCGTCAGGACTACCGCTGTGCCGAGTGCCGCATGCCTGTGTCACTAA GGGGCGTGCCCAGCGAGGCCAGGCAGTGTGACTACACGGGCCAGTACTACTGCAGCACCTGCCACTGGAATGACACCGCTGTCATCCCTGCACGCGTCATCCACAACTGGGAGTTTGAGCCACGCAAG GTATGTCGTTCCTCCATGCGTTACCTGGCCCTGATGATACCCCGGCCTGTACTGAAACTGAGGGAGGTCAACCCACTGCTCTTCAACTTTGTGGAGGAACTAGTGGAGATCAGG AAGCTCCGTCAGGACATCCTACTGATGAAGCCCTACTTCATCACCTGTAAGGAGGCCATGGAGGCACGGCTGCTACTGCAG CTCCATGATCGCCAGCACTTTGTGGAGAACAATGACATGTACTCGCTGCAGGATTTGATTGACATCTCCAGTGGCAGACTCAGCTGCTCTCTCACAGAGATCCACACTACCTTTGCCAAGCACATCAAACTGGACTGTGAC CGGTGCCAAGCCAAAGGCTTTGTTTGTGAGCTGTGTAAGGAGGGAGACATCCTGTTCCCGTTTGACAGCCACACCTCAGTGTGCCACGACTGCTCTGCTGTCTTCCACAG GGACTGTTTCTATGACAATTCCACAAGTTGCCCGAAATGTGCCCGGATGACCGAACGCAAGCACGACGATCCGCCGGATCCGAAAGACAAGTAG
- the LOC139576152 gene encoding differentially expressed in FDCP 8 homolog isoform X2 → MHSVQSVQHQSYTDEILLFEGRQWDVAGEMEYHERPASFRQARLNPFDRGEEEGGPPGGKTPSRDELRPELFSSKSRNQSLDRAMDLGLAEDHFSRPVGSFVASDIEQLKMAIEECKRLILELPEHSERQKDTVVKLIHLRLKLQELKDPEEDEPNLRVLLEHRFSKEKSKSVKQTCDKCSTIIWGLIQTWYTCTGCYYRCHSKCLNLINKPCVRSKVSHQSEYELSICPEIGLDRQDYRCAECRMPVSLRGVPSEARQCDYTGQYYCSTCHWNDTAVIPARVIHNWEFEPRKVCRSSMRYLALMIPRPVLKLREVNPLLFNFVEELVEIRKLRQDILLMKPYFITCKEAMEARLLLQLHDRQHFVENNDMYSLQDLIDISSGRLSCSLTEIHTTFAKHIKLDCDRCQAKGFVCELCKEGDILFPFDSHTSVCHDCSAVFHRDCFYDNSTSCPKCARMTERKHDDPPDPKDK, encoded by the exons ATGCACAGCGTTCAAAGTGTCCAACATCAATCATATACGGATGAAATCTTGTTGTTTGAAGGTCGACAATGGG ATGTAGCCGGTGAGATGGAATATCATGAGAGACCTGCTTCTTTTCGCCAAGCCCGCCTCAACCCCTTTGATCGGGGTGAGGAGGAGGGCGGCCCCCCAGGGGGTAAAACCCCCTCTCGAGATG AGCTGAGACCTGAGCTCTTCTCCTCTAAGAGCAGAAACCAAAGTTTGGACCGAGCCATGGACCTGGGACTGGCAGAGGACCACTTCTCTCGACCTGTC GGCTCGTTTGTAGCGTCGGACATTGAGCAGCTGAAGATGGCCATAGAGGAGTGTAAGAGATTAATCCTGGAGCTGCCTGAGcattcagagagacagaaggacactGTGGTCAAACTCATCCACCTACGCCTCAAACTACAGGAGCTCAAG GACCCTGAAGAGGATGAGCCAAACCTGAGGGTACTATTGGAGCATCGTTTCTCCAAGGAGAAGAGCAAGAGTGTGAAACAGACGTGTGACAAGTGCAGCACTATCATCTGGGGCCTCATCCAGACCTGGTACACCTGCACAG GTTGTTACTACCGTTGCCATAGCAAGTGCTTGAACCTCATCAACAAGCCCTGCGTGAGGTCAAAGGTCAGCCACCAGTCAGAGTACGAGCTCAGCATCTGCCCAGAGATCGGGCTGGACCGTCAGGACTACCGCTGTGCCGAGTGCCGCATGCCTGTGTCACTAA GGGGCGTGCCCAGCGAGGCCAGGCAGTGTGACTACACGGGCCAGTACTACTGCAGCACCTGCCACTGGAATGACACCGCTGTCATCCCTGCACGCGTCATCCACAACTGGGAGTTTGAGCCACGCAAG GTATGTCGTTCCTCCATGCGTTACCTGGCCCTGATGATACCCCGGCCTGTACTGAAACTGAGGGAGGTCAACCCACTGCTCTTCAACTTTGTGGAGGAACTAGTGGAGATCAGG AAGCTCCGTCAGGACATCCTACTGATGAAGCCCTACTTCATCACCTGTAAGGAGGCCATGGAGGCACGGCTGCTACTGCAG CTCCATGATCGCCAGCACTTTGTGGAGAACAATGACATGTACTCGCTGCAGGATTTGATTGACATCTCCAGTGGCAGACTCAGCTGCTCTCTCACAGAGATCCACACTACCTTTGCCAAGCACATCAAACTGGACTGTGAC CGGTGCCAAGCCAAAGGCTTTGTTTGTGAGCTGTGTAAGGAGGGAGACATCCTGTTCCCGTTTGACAGCCACACCTCAGTGTGCCACGACTGCTCTGCTGTCTTCCACAG GGACTGTTTCTATGACAATTCCACAAGTTGCCCGAAATGTGCCCGGATGACCGAACGCAAGCACGACGATCCGCCGGATCCGAAAGACAAGTAG
- the LOC139576152 gene encoding differentially expressed in FDCP 8 homolog isoform X3, which yields MRQHFLSYAYWCFDVAGEMEYHERPASFRQARLNPFDRGEEEGGPPGGKTPSRDELRPELFSSKSRNQSLDRAMDLGLAEDHFSRPVVPVQGSFVASDIEQLKMAIEECKRLILELPEHSERQKDTVVKLIHLRLKLQELKDPEEDEPNLRVLLEHRFSKEKSKSVKQTCDKCSTIIWGLIQTWYTCTGCYYRCHSKCLNLINKPCVRSKVSHQSEYELSICPEIGLDRQDYRCAECRMPVSLRGVPSEARQCDYTGQYYCSTCHWNDTAVIPARVIHNWEFEPRKVCRSSMRYLALMIPRPVLKLREVNPLLFNFVEELVEIRKLRQDILLMKPYFITCKEAMEARLLLQLHDRQHFVENNDMYSLQDLIDISSGRLSCSLTEIHTTFAKHIKLDCDRCQAKGFVCELCKEGDILFPFDSHTSVCHDCSAVFHRDCFYDNSTSCPKCARMTERKHDDPPDPKDK from the exons ATGAGGCAACACTTCTTATCATATGCCTACTGGTGTTTTG ATGTAGCCGGTGAGATGGAATATCATGAGAGACCTGCTTCTTTTCGCCAAGCCCGCCTCAACCCCTTTGATCGGGGTGAGGAGGAGGGCGGCCCCCCAGGGGGTAAAACCCCCTCTCGAGATG AGCTGAGACCTGAGCTCTTCTCCTCTAAGAGCAGAAACCAAAGTTTGGACCGAGCCATGGACCTGGGACTGGCAGAGGACCACTTCTCTCGACCTGTC GTCCCCGTGCAGGGCTCGTTTGTAGCGTCGGACATTGAGCAGCTGAAGATGGCCATAGAGGAGTGTAAGAGATTAATCCTGGAGCTGCCTGAGcattcagagagacagaaggacactGTGGTCAAACTCATCCACCTACGCCTCAAACTACAGGAGCTCAAG GACCCTGAAGAGGATGAGCCAAACCTGAGGGTACTATTGGAGCATCGTTTCTCCAAGGAGAAGAGCAAGAGTGTGAAACAGACGTGTGACAAGTGCAGCACTATCATCTGGGGCCTCATCCAGACCTGGTACACCTGCACAG GTTGTTACTACCGTTGCCATAGCAAGTGCTTGAACCTCATCAACAAGCCCTGCGTGAGGTCAAAGGTCAGCCACCAGTCAGAGTACGAGCTCAGCATCTGCCCAGAGATCGGGCTGGACCGTCAGGACTACCGCTGTGCCGAGTGCCGCATGCCTGTGTCACTAA GGGGCGTGCCCAGCGAGGCCAGGCAGTGTGACTACACGGGCCAGTACTACTGCAGCACCTGCCACTGGAATGACACCGCTGTCATCCCTGCACGCGTCATCCACAACTGGGAGTTTGAGCCACGCAAG GTATGTCGTTCCTCCATGCGTTACCTGGCCCTGATGATACCCCGGCCTGTACTGAAACTGAGGGAGGTCAACCCACTGCTCTTCAACTTTGTGGAGGAACTAGTGGAGATCAGG AAGCTCCGTCAGGACATCCTACTGATGAAGCCCTACTTCATCACCTGTAAGGAGGCCATGGAGGCACGGCTGCTACTGCAG CTCCATGATCGCCAGCACTTTGTGGAGAACAATGACATGTACTCGCTGCAGGATTTGATTGACATCTCCAGTGGCAGACTCAGCTGCTCTCTCACAGAGATCCACACTACCTTTGCCAAGCACATCAAACTGGACTGTGAC CGGTGCCAAGCCAAAGGCTTTGTTTGTGAGCTGTGTAAGGAGGGAGACATCCTGTTCCCGTTTGACAGCCACACCTCAGTGTGCCACGACTGCTCTGCTGTCTTCCACAG GGACTGTTTCTATGACAATTCCACAAGTTGCCCGAAATGTGCCCGGATGACCGAACGCAAGCACGACGATCCGCCGGATCCGAAAGACAAGTAG